A DNA window from Antricoccus suffuscus contains the following coding sequences:
- a CDS encoding enoyl-CoA hydratase-related protein, producing MTETVLIDRASPVATVTMNRPDALNSLTDEMKTALRDGLADLAADDSVRAVVLTGSGRAFCAGQDLKEHLEKLGSGNPPLATVAEHYNPIVRSLAQMPKPTIAAVNGMAAGAGASFAYACDFRVAAQSAKFLLAFANIGLSVDSGASYHLPRLVGQAKALEMMLLASPVGSEESLRIGMVNEVVPDADLADHAAAIASRLASGATAAYGLIKQAVQYSATHALDEALDNEAANMAVAGGTEDHANAVDAFVKKEKPTFRGR from the coding sequence ATGACCGAAACAGTCCTGATCGATCGTGCCAGCCCGGTTGCCACCGTGACGATGAATCGTCCGGACGCGCTCAACTCGCTCACCGATGAAATGAAAACGGCGCTGCGTGACGGCCTTGCCGATCTCGCCGCCGATGACTCCGTGCGAGCCGTAGTCCTCACCGGCAGCGGTCGCGCCTTCTGCGCTGGCCAGGACCTTAAAGAACATCTCGAGAAGCTTGGCAGCGGCAACCCGCCGCTCGCAACGGTCGCCGAGCATTACAACCCGATAGTGCGCTCCCTCGCGCAGATGCCGAAACCGACGATTGCGGCGGTCAACGGCATGGCGGCCGGCGCCGGCGCGTCGTTCGCGTATGCCTGCGACTTCCGCGTGGCAGCGCAAAGCGCGAAGTTTCTGCTCGCGTTCGCCAATATCGGGCTATCGGTGGACAGCGGCGCGTCGTACCACTTGCCGCGGCTCGTGGGACAGGCCAAAGCCTTGGAGATGATGCTCCTCGCGAGCCCGGTCGGCTCGGAGGAATCGCTGCGGATCGGGATGGTCAACGAAGTCGTTCCCGATGCTGACCTCGCCGACCACGCGGCGGCCATAGCGTCGCGCCTGGCTTCGGGGGCCACGGCGGCGTACGGACTGATCAAACAGGCTGTGCAGTACTCCGCGACGCATGCTCTGGACGAGGCCCTCGACAACGAGGCGGCCAATATGGCAGTCGCCGGCGGCACCGAGGACCACGCGAATGCCGTAGACGCGTTCGTGAAG
- a CDS encoding DUF3117 domain-containing protein, giving the protein MAAMKPRTGEGPLEVTKEGRGIVMRVPLEGGGRLVVEMTPDEAQALSDALEGVVK; this is encoded by the coding sequence ATGGCGGCCATGAAACCGCGGACCGGTGAAGGCCCGCTTGAGGTCACCAAAGAAGGCCGAGGGATAGTCATGCGAGTTCCGCTCGAAGGCGGCGGCAGACTGGTTGTTGAAATGACTCCAGATGAAGCCCAGGCGCTTTCTGATGCTCTCGAGGGTGTTGTCAAGTAG
- the glgA gene encoding glycogen synthase, translating to MRSGKQLKIGVLTREFPPYVYGGAGVHVDFLVRELSKILDVSVFCAGPERPGAQAFAEEVPGGPDANPALKVIAADVAMTAALGDCDVLHSHTWYANFAGHLGKLLYGVPHVVSAHSLEPLRPWKAEQLGGGYRLSSWAEKTAYEAADAIIAVSNGMRADVLAAYPQIDPAKVHTIYNGIDTELYRPDHDTDVLDEIGVDLARPYVTFVGRITRQKGVPHLLAAARQFAPEVQLVLLAGAADTPELKAETDALLATLHAERSGVYVVSEMLPRDKVAQVLTHAAVFVCPSVYEPLGIVNLEAMACETAVVASDVGGIPEVVVDGLTGTIVHYDAADTGRFESDIAAAVNELVADPSTCARYGTAGRERAREDFGWDAIAVQTKALYESLR from the coding sequence ATGCGATCAGGGAAACAGCTGAAAATAGGTGTGTTGACGCGCGAGTTTCCGCCGTATGTGTATGGCGGAGCCGGCGTGCACGTCGACTTCTTGGTCCGCGAGCTGAGCAAGATTCTCGACGTGTCGGTTTTCTGCGCCGGCCCGGAACGACCCGGCGCGCAGGCATTCGCCGAGGAGGTGCCGGGCGGTCCGGACGCCAACCCGGCGCTCAAGGTGATCGCCGCCGACGTCGCGATGACCGCCGCGCTCGGCGATTGCGACGTACTGCACTCGCACACGTGGTACGCCAACTTCGCGGGTCATCTGGGCAAGCTGTTGTACGGCGTACCGCACGTCGTATCAGCGCATTCCCTCGAACCACTTCGTCCGTGGAAAGCCGAACAGCTCGGCGGCGGCTACCGACTGTCGTCATGGGCGGAAAAAACGGCGTACGAGGCCGCCGACGCGATCATCGCGGTCAGTAACGGGATGCGCGCAGACGTCCTGGCGGCGTACCCACAGATCGACCCGGCCAAAGTGCACACGATCTACAACGGGATCGACACCGAGCTCTACCGACCCGACCACGACACCGACGTGCTGGACGAGATCGGCGTGGACCTGGCTCGGCCTTACGTGACGTTCGTCGGGCGCATCACCCGCCAGAAGGGCGTGCCACACCTGCTAGCGGCGGCCCGGCAGTTCGCGCCCGAGGTGCAGTTGGTGCTACTCGCGGGCGCCGCTGACACGCCAGAGCTGAAGGCAGAAACTGATGCGCTACTCGCGACGCTGCACGCCGAACGCAGCGGGGTGTACGTCGTGAGCGAGATGCTCCCCCGCGATAAGGTCGCGCAGGTCCTCACGCACGCGGCAGTGTTTGTCTGCCCGTCGGTCTATGAACCTCTCGGGATCGTCAACCTTGAGGCAATGGCCTGCGAGACCGCGGTCGTGGCGAGTGACGTGGGCGGGATTCCTGAGGTCGTCGTCGACGGTCTGACCGGCACGATCGTGCACTACGACGCGGCGGATACCGGCCGTTTCGAGTCCGACATAGCGGCCGCCGTCAACGAGCTGGTCGCCGATCCGTCGACGTGTGCGCGGTACGGGACAGCAGGCCGAGAGCGGGCTCGCGAGGATTTCGGTTGGGACGCAATCGCCGTACAGACGAAGGCTCTCTACGAATCACTGCGCTGA